In one Rhinopithecus roxellana isolate Shanxi Qingling chromosome 1, ASM756505v1, whole genome shotgun sequence genomic region, the following are encoded:
- the LOC104681627 gene encoding LOW QUALITY PROTEIN: uncharacterized protein C3orf36 (The sequence of the model RefSeq protein was modified relative to this genomic sequence to represent the inferred CDS: deleted 1 base in 1 codon) produces MPAQGLDIWPQSPPPPTASVSVTQTVWNLRRGSRIQAETTLEGLEAALPQAVSSGLSLVLAPGLVLTCPYAHSGPGGMASEPPPTRLRKAFLAQSTLLESPLEGAPEWAAPHPKEQRSSSSVCSQHTPPLSSIPMAPPPCPPGENHPLCPRSGRSGGHCSIPPSLPSSSTFSLFSSGCWNPSVKGRVRNSQSEGRAGQLISNGFYSGPQEGVEVPAGWARRGGRPLAPWSRIRPPGGAAPLRRGPGKPPAEAPRPARHGTPLRAHSELGGTPTTQLASDSPLPYRGALRPAGLPAPTARTPPPTRATPEPGD; encoded by the exons ATGCCTGCTCAGGGCCTGGACATATGGCCTCAGAGCCCGCCACCCCCCACAGCCAGTGTCTCAGTAACCCAGACTGTTTGGAACCTGAG GAGAGGCAGTCGGATCCAGGCTGAGACCACCCTGGAGGGTCTTGAGGCTGCCTTACCCCAGGCTGTGAGTAGTGGGCTCAGCCTAGTCCTGGCTCCTGGGTTAGTGCTCACCTGCCCCTATGCCCACTCAGGGCCTGGAGGAATGGCCTCAGAGCCCCCGCCAACCAGGCTCAGGAAGGCATTCCTAGCTCAGAGTACCCTCCTGGAGTCTCCACTGGAAGGGGCTCCTGAGTGGGCCGCGCCACACCCCAAGGAGCAGAGGAGCAGTTCTTCCGTGTGCTCCCAGCACACTCCACCCCTGTCCAGCATACCCATGGCGCCTCCACCTTGCCCACCTGGGGAGAACCACCCACTCTGCCCCCGCTCAGGGAGAAGTGGTGGCCACTGCTctatcccc ccctcccttccttcctcttctaccttctctctcttctcatctGGGTGCTGGAACCCAAGCGTGAAAGGGAGAGTCAGAAACTCTCAGTCTGAAGGCAGAGCGGGGCAGCTAATTTCAAACGGCTTCTACTCTGGCCCCCA AGAAGGCGTGGAGGTCCCCGCCGGGTGGGCGAGGAGGGGTGGGCGGCCCCTCGCGCCCTGGAGTCGCATTCGGCCACCAGGGGGCGCCGCCCCCCTCCGTCGCGGCCCGGGGAAGCCACCCGCGGAGGCTCCACGCCCAGCCCGCCACGGGACCCCCCTGCGGGCCCACAGCGAGCTAGGCGGTACTCCCACCACCCAGCTCGCCTCGGACAGTCCGCTTCCCTACCGGGGCGCCCTCCGGCCTGCGGGGCTCCCCGCGCCCACCGCACGCACACCTCCCCCTACTCGGGCCACCCCGGAGCCAGGGGACTGA